The uncultured Methanolobus sp. sequence ACTGGATACCGAAAACAATACAGTAACTGTTCATATCGACATTCTGTTCCATACCCTTAACCGCAAGAGCACCCAGTTCTGTAATATCCACACCAAGCCTCTTTGCAGTCATATCAAGGAAACGACCTGATGCACCTGCACAGATACCTCCCATAGTAAACATCCCGGGGATTCCGTCATCAACGGATATGGCTTTGTTGTCCATTCCACCAATATCAATTACAGTTGCATGGCCTTTCTGGGAGTCTGCAAGATAGACAGCGCCTTTTGAGTTGACAGTGATCTCTTCCTGTATGAGTTTGGCACCAAAGTGTTCACCGAGAAGGAAACGGCCATATCCTGTTGTGCCGATTGCCTGAATATCCTCTTCTTTAACTCCGGCTTCTTCAAGGGCCTGATCAAAAGCTTCCCTTGCACTATCAATAACTTTGATAGTAGGCACCCAGCCAGAACCAATAATCTCATTATCCTTCATGATAACAGCTTTGGTGGTTGTTGAACCCGAGTCGAGTCCTGCTGTGAGACCGCTCTGCTTTTCTCTTGCAAGCAGGTGTCTGCGCCGTGCGATAGTTGTAAGAGCTTCCATACGTGTCAGCAGTGTTGCTGCAGTTGTACGCTCTGTAAATGAATAACTGATAACCGGAAGATCTGAATGTTTGTTGATGTAACGACGTATTTCGTTTCTGACAATAGCTGCCTCTGCGCATCTAAAACATGAAGTGATAAAAACACCATCAACATCAGTGATGCCTTCCACAACAGCCTTTGCCCTTGCCATCATAAGACGAAGATCCGGACTTGCGGCCTCAATTCCGAAATCCTTACCGATATCATCAAGGATATCAATTTCAATTTCAGGGTAGACAAGTTTAGCATTAACACTTGAAGCCACAGATTCCAGTTCCCCATGCACACCTGCGTACTCAGAACCACATGACACAAGTGCCACTTTTACAACAGCTTCTTCATTCATTCTGTTGCCTCCTCTGATTCTTCTTTGACTTCATCAAGTGTTTTCAGGAACTCCGCGATCTTGTAAACGAATTCCTGGCCTTCATCATCTGATTCCGGGAAATCCAGTTCAAGAAGCGGCATTTCCCGGCTTCTGATAAGATACTTGGTAAGTTCGTTAGTACGGGCACATCCCATGCAACCAAAAGCCATTGGAGATTCACCCACAATGATACCGGCTTCTGCCTCATCAATCATCGGACCTACGATGGCCATTCTTCCTCTTACACCTGCAGGAACTTCAACAGCCGCATACTTAAGACCGTGCTTTGGTTCCTCTGCCGTAATGTTCATGGGGGGAGAGTCAACACCAACGGTCGTGACCTTTTCCTTTATCTTTTCCATCATTGCTATGGGTGTGTGGCCGAACCTCTGCACCAGGTCAGAAAGGATCAGACTATTTGTAGGGTATATGATAACTTTAGCCATGGTATTGCCTCATAAGCTGGATTCAACTATATCCTGAAGATCTTTCACTCCAAGTTTTTTCTTGTGCTCTGTCTCTTTAAGTGGAACATGTTCGTCGTATTTGTCAAGCGCTTTACCTATCATAGGAAGCATCATTGCCTCTTCCTTGAGGAAATAGAAACCAGGTCTTGAACCGCCTCCACGGGAAGCACGACAGCGTCTGTCGTCACCTGGAGGGAAACCTCTTTCTTTTACGAAAATATGATTCTTATCAAGATCA is a genomic window containing:
- a CDS encoding methanogenesis marker 15 protein, which encodes MNEEAVVKVALVSCGSEYAGVHGELESVASSVNAKLVYPEIEIDILDDIGKDFGIEAASPDLRLMMARAKAVVEGITDVDGVFITSCFRCAEAAIVRNEIRRYINKHSDLPVISYSFTERTTAATLLTRMEALTTIARRRHLLAREKQSGLTAGLDSGSTTTKAVIMKDNEIIGSGWVPTIKVIDSAREAFDQALEEAGVKEEDIQAIGTTGYGRFLLGEHFGAKLIQEEITVNSKGAVYLADSQKGHATVIDIGGMDNKAISVDDGIPGMFTMGGICAGASGRFLDMTAKRLGVDITELGALAVKGMEQNVDMNSYCIVFGIQSLVNSLAKGSTPEDVAAAACHSVVEQIFEQQLQEVDVKEPLILVGGSSLIEGVPKALGELLKINVLVPPNSHLIGAVGSALLASGYVEE
- a CDS encoding methanogenesis marker 5 protein, whose translation is MAKVIIYPTNSLILSDLVQRFGHTPIAMMEKIKEKVTTVGVDSPPMNITAEEPKHGLKYAAVEVPAGVRGRMAIVGPMIDEAEAGIIVGESPMAFGCMGCARTNELTKYLIRSREMPLLELDFPESDDEGQEFVYKIAEFLKTLDEVKEESEEATE
- a CDS encoding methanogenesis marker 6 protein, which codes for MDDDSNDVITKLVVTSSDTVLPIDAAMKIYESSTDIVIKETCFGTMVTGPREAVNKVVKEIVDLDKNHIFVKERGFPPGDDRRCRASRGGGSRPGFYFLKEEAMMLPMIGKALDKYDEHVPLKETEHKKKLGVKDLQDIVESSL